One genomic segment of Acetonema longum DSM 6540 includes these proteins:
- a CDS encoding AzlD domain-containing protein: MRTEMMALILGMAAVTYLTRIGSLALLRFTGLPSWFERWFRYMPVGVLTALIIPSILLPQGQLDITLHNDYLIAGIVASLVAYKHCGAAATMAAGMAVMLALRF, encoded by the coding sequence ATGCGGACTGAGATGATGGCGCTTATTCTGGGTATGGCAGCCGTAACCTATCTCACCCGGATCGGCAGTCTGGCGCTCTTGCGGTTCACCGGTCTGCCTTCCTGGTTTGAACGCTGGTTTCGTTATATGCCGGTGGGCGTTCTGACGGCCTTAATTATTCCCTCTATTTTGCTGCCTCAGGGCCAGCTGGACATAACCCTGCACAATGATTATCTGATCGCCGGCATTGTTGCCTCCCTGGTAGCCTATAAACACTGCGGCGCGGCAGCGACCATGGCGGCAGGAATGGCTGTTATGCTCGCTTTGCGCTTTTAG
- a CDS encoding AzlC family ABC transporter permease, whose translation MNQTASIASVTSLSAEYWQGVRDGLPVVLGVAPFGLICGVMGLTAGLTGIETLLMSLLVFAGASQFIGIAMIGGGAAWGIIIFTTLLVNLRHLLMGASLAKYLLPLSKTWQSVLSFILTDESYALVQDRIAKAGYSPWYQLGVSSVLYAAWAVATVAGVLAGQYIPDPLAWGLDFAMPATFLGMLVPRLADRNSLIVFLAAAAAAVAGVLYLPGKWYIILTCLVAGVTGGLLTGGEQDAD comes from the coding sequence ATGAATCAAACGGCGTCAATAGCGTCTGTCACCAGTTTGTCCGCCGAATATTGGCAGGGCGTGAGAGATGGATTACCGGTGGTTTTGGGAGTGGCGCCTTTTGGTTTGATCTGTGGCGTCATGGGTCTGACCGCCGGTCTGACCGGGATAGAAACTTTACTGATGTCACTACTGGTATTTGCCGGAGCATCCCAGTTTATCGGCATTGCTATGATCGGCGGGGGAGCGGCCTGGGGCATCATTATCTTTACCACTCTGCTGGTGAACCTGCGCCATCTGCTAATGGGCGCATCCCTGGCAAAATATCTGCTGCCTCTGTCCAAAACCTGGCAGTCTGTCCTGTCTTTCATCCTGACGGATGAATCCTACGCCTTAGTTCAGGACCGGATCGCCAAAGCCGGCTACAGCCCCTGGTATCAATTGGGGGTCAGCTCAGTTCTGTATGCGGCATGGGCTGTAGCCACAGTCGCGGGGGTTTTGGCCGGACAGTATATTCCCGATCCTCTTGCCTGGGGATTGGATTTCGCCATGCCGGCTACCTTTTTAGGCATGCTGGTGCCCCGGCTGGCTGACCGCAACAGTCTGATCGTTTTTCTGGCGGCGGCAGCGGCAGCGGTGGCTGGGGTGTTGTATCTGCCCGGCAAATGGTATATTATTCTGACCTGCCTGGTTGCCGGTGTCACCGGTGGGCTGCTGACAGGAGGGGAACAGGATGCGGACTGA
- a CDS encoding serine hydrolase → MTRKTLVYILALWLLSWFVLSACQAPQRRPLPAPRQPNAAESGQNAGQQAKQPIRVERIYRQVQIFNGKSGIYAKNLKTGQAVANHEHDIFPTASTHKLVVALAVYKYLYDEVDKADKREYDEQIKKMMTVSDNPAFYQLLDELEKRKPRALTQVLLDLGLTKTRIHSKEAWRQFGYHSVTTPYEMAKVFETIYQEQYLGKQKSVILKEELAQTIFKEEIPRFMSRSKVMHKVGSLPGILCDVGIVDDGKDQILISVYTKTKRSEEYASNFIAEVSAKLYQELRSQ, encoded by the coding sequence ATGACGCGAAAAACCCTTGTGTACATCCTGGCGCTATGGTTATTGTCATGGTTTGTCCTTAGTGCCTGTCAGGCGCCGCAACGCCGGCCCCTGCCCGCCCCCCGTCAGCCGAATGCGGCGGAATCAGGGCAAAATGCCGGACAGCAGGCCAAACAACCGATCCGCGTCGAACGGATCTACCGGCAGGTACAAATATTCAATGGAAAAAGCGGCATTTATGCCAAAAACCTGAAAACCGGACAGGCCGTTGCCAATCATGAGCACGACATCTTTCCCACTGCTTCCACTCACAAACTGGTGGTCGCCCTGGCCGTGTACAAATACCTGTACGATGAAGTCGATAAGGCCGACAAGCGGGAATATGACGAACAAATCAAAAAGATGATGACCGTCAGTGATAATCCGGCGTTTTATCAACTGCTGGATGAGCTGGAAAAACGTAAGCCCCGGGCTTTGACTCAGGTGCTCTTAGATTTAGGCCTGACCAAAACGCGGATCCACAGCAAGGAGGCTTGGCGGCAATTTGGCTACCACAGCGTGACAACCCCGTACGAGATGGCTAAAGTCTTTGAAACCATCTATCAGGAGCAATACCTGGGCAAGCAGAAATCGGTTATTTTAAAGGAAGAGCTGGCCCAAACCATCTTTAAAGAAGAAATTCCCCGCTTTATGTCCCGCAGCAAAGTTATGCATAAAGTCGGCTCCCTGCCCGGCATCTTATGTGATGTGGGCATTGTGGACGATGGCAAAGACCAGATCCTGATCAGTGTGTACACCAAAACCAAGCGTTCAGAGGAGTACGCCAGCAATTTTATCGCCGAAGTGTCGGCCAAGTTATATCAAGAGCTGCGCAGTCAATAG